The DNA region CTACTCTTTAAAAATTTTATGTTTCTTAAAAATAATAATATGAACATAATAGTAAAAATATAAAATAAAATATATGCTAAAGCACCTTCTGTAAAAAATGGCTTATACATAACTTTTAATCCTCCTTATATTATCATTAGAATAAGGAAATTTAGTATCAAGAACTTTTAATAATATTTACTCTATCAAAAAACGATCAAATTTTTTGTGAAAATTTGTCGAATATACTGCATTTTTTTTAATAGCTATTAATATTTAGAAACACATAGAATTACATACATTTAATAATTAATTTAAAGGTATTTATTCTTTATTATAGAAGTTTATAGTGATATAGTAGTCAAGAAATATGAAATTTAAGGAGGAAAATAATATGAATAATAAAAATAGAATTGACTTAGCTCCTAAGGTATTTAGAATAGTGTCTATAATATCTATAATAACGATTGTACTTCATATTATAATAGATATTATATATGTAGGTAAGATTAAACATGATGATATTGTTCCATCAGTATTACTTATAATTTTTTGTGAATTTTGTAGAGGGAAGAGCATAGCTGAAAAGAACAGTTAAGATTCAATATTTCTTTAATAAGTCTCATCTATAGAAAACTACAAAAAAGGAGGACTATATGAATTTATTAATGGAATTTATTTTTGAAGTAATATTAGAAGGGGCAACAGAAGGAGTCAAATCTAAAAAAGTTCCAAAATTAGTAAGAATTATTTTGTTTGCTATTATTGTAGCACTTTTTTTTAGTATTATAGTGTTAATGATTTATTTAAGTTTGATTATTGATAGTGGTCCAATGATTAAAGTTATATTTTTAGGAGTAGCTTTAATCATTGGTGTTTTTCTTATCAATTTGATAAAAGAAATGATAAAAAAAGATAAAAATAATTAGAATTTAAGTCTTATTCTTTAGATATTAATAATCAAGAAGTTTTTAATTTATATAATATATATAAAATTATGTTATTAAAATACATAGAAGAATAAATTATTATAAGGCTAGGAAGAAATCTCTAGCCTTATTTTTTATGTAATATTATATGACAAAGCAGTACAGTTCAAAGTGTCCTACAGGTTTTTTATAGAATATTGTGAACTGTACTTTATCTACCTCTTACTCATTATCTAACAAAATGTCTAACATTTTACTTGTATTATTCATAAATCTTTTCGTAACTTGGTAGTGTTCAGTATCCTCATATTGTACTTCCTTAAATCCATCATCAAAACTATAAATTTTTGAATTTGGATAAGACATAATTATTGGTGAATGGGTAGCTATTATGAATTGTGAATCTTTATTAACAAGTTCATGTATTCTACTGATTAGAGCCATTTGTCTTGTTGGCGATAAAGCAGCCTCAGGTTCATCAAAAATATATACTCCATTTCCACCTAATCTATTTAATAATACAGCCATAAAAGATTCTCCATGTGATTGATTATGTAAAGATATACCCCCATAAGAATCGATAATTCTTGATCCTATACCACTTTGGTCTAACTCTTGAATATTAGAAGCGACATTGTAAAAACTTTCTGCTCTTAAGAAAAATCCATCTTTAGCTTTTATTGCACCTTTAACTAATTTTATATACTCATATAAGTTTGAGTGTGTTTGTGCTGTTGAAAAATTAAAATTTTTTGTACCACCTTCAGGATTGAATCCATATGCAACTGCAATTGCTTCTAATAAAGTTGACTTTCCACTACCATTTTCTCCAATTAAGA from Senegalia massiliensis includes:
- a CDS encoding AAA family ATPase; the encoded protein is MIKDTFQQYIRKIILKRDDVESFDIYPFSLKSVRCLDNIELHPNVTFLIGENGSGKSTLLEAIAVAYGFNPEGGTKNFNFSTAQTHSNLYEYIKLVKGAIKAKDGFFLRAESFYNVASNIQELDQSGIGSRIIDSYGGISLHNQSHGESFMAVLLNRLGGNGVYIFDEPEAALSPTRQMALISRIHELVNKDSQFIIATHSPIIMSYPNSKIYSFDDGFKEVQYEDTEHYQVTKRFMNNTSKMLDILLDNE